A DNA window from Anaerocolumna sp. AGMB13020 contains the following coding sequences:
- a CDS encoding DUF951 domain-containing protein produces the protein MDIKVGDVVKLKKQHPCGSSLWEVLRIGMDFRLKCQGCGHQIMIPRKLVEKNLRQLIRKEENQENL, from the coding sequence ATGGATATCAAAGTAGGAGATGTAGTGAAATTAAAAAAACAGCATCCATGCGGCAGTTCTCTTTGGGAGGTACTTCGTATTGGTATGGATTTCCGACTGAAATGCCAAGGCTGTGGTCATCAGATTATGATACCGAGAAAACTGGTAGAAAAGAATCTGCGGCAATTAATCAGAAAAGAGGAAAACCAAGAGAATTTATAA
- the trhA gene encoding PAQR family membrane homeostasis protein TrhA, with translation MAHFIKHPKDPGSAITHFIGMLMAAFAAFPLLIKASKTPDKTGVIALGIFALSMILLYTASTVYHTFDLSDKVNRALKKFDHMMIFILIAGTYTPICLVPLKGKVGTALLILIWGMAILGILLKALWVYCPKWVSSVIYIAMGWTCVLAFAPILNTLPREGFNWLLAGGIIYTVGGVIYALKLPIFNSRHKNFGSHEIFHLFCIGGTVCHFILMYKFIAGGNF, from the coding sequence ATGGCTCATTTTATCAAACACCCAAAAGATCCTGGAAGTGCAATCACACACTTCATCGGCATGCTTATGGCTGCCTTTGCCGCATTTCCCTTACTCATCAAAGCCTCTAAAACCCCTGATAAAACAGGAGTCATCGCGCTTGGTATATTTGCCTTGAGCATGATACTTCTCTATACCGCAAGCACAGTATATCATACCTTTGATTTATCTGACAAGGTTAATAGAGCCCTGAAAAAATTTGATCATATGATGATCTTTATATTAATAGCCGGTACTTATACGCCTATCTGTCTTGTTCCACTGAAAGGAAAAGTAGGTACTGCTCTCCTGATTCTAATATGGGGAATGGCAATACTTGGAATTTTATTAAAAGCACTTTGGGTATATTGCCCTAAGTGGGTATCCTCCGTTATCTACATCGCTATGGGTTGGACTTGTGTACTTGCATTTGCACCTATTTTAAACACGCTGCCAAGAGAAGGTTTTAACTGGCTTCTGGCAGGCGGAATAATCTATACCGTTGGAGGTGTGATATATGCGCTGAAGCTTCCTATCTTTAACAGCCGTCATAAGAACTTCGGCTCCCACGAGATCTTTCATTTATTCTGTATCGGCGGTACTGTATGCCATTTTATACTGATGTATAAGTTCATAGCCGGGGGGAATTTTTAA
- a CDS encoding Fur family transcriptional regulator, with the protein MTTTKFSRQRESIKEYLSTTKDHPTADMVYDHIKKIYPNISLGTVYRNLNFLVEQGSIIKVSYGNGSDHFDGNVLPHYHFICRNCSAIEDISLPAEAVEEFLHSADENFAGTIEASSTYFYGLCKKCSEK; encoded by the coding sequence ATGACAACTACAAAGTTTAGCCGACAAAGAGAATCTATTAAAGAATATTTGTCTACTACCAAAGATCATCCTACGGCTGATATGGTATATGACCATATTAAGAAGATATATCCGAATATCAGTTTAGGAACTGTATACCGCAATCTGAATTTTTTGGTTGAACAGGGATCGATTATTAAGGTATCTTATGGTAATGGCAGTGATCACTTTGATGGCAATGTCTTACCCCATTATCATTTTATCTGTAGAAATTGTTCCGCAATCGAAGATATTTCATTGCCGGCAGAGGCAGTTGAAGAATTCCTTCATTCTGCAGATGAGAACTTCGCAGGAACCATTGAAGCCAGCAGTACCTATTTCTATGGACTCTGTAAAAAATGTTCAGAAAAATAA
- a CDS encoding pre-toxin TG domain-containing protein: MVRQLGREIIDKYTWLERANITMGYSTNLLFDFVDLDDLCKDIEGELDAQALGAGFSSQGQRIDEFVEHRSALLSYTSDVLYDIDEYLENPLYKGFNHAMDMMAAIDMRDAKTDNTIGLQEHTSLYVGAGMYDEVGGDMLSLNLEDFIGSRNKNKSLTNYQKVDDFADLFAKDYENLVNNDKIDPNKKTLQEYLDSLVLKEFAHKKDSPFWKELLESLSEITVVIPIIEAATGKTLITGDYLTGDEQAFKVVSGVVSLATLGYGAYGAIVTKGGGAAFGKIFAADILAEAVSGSTVIVCDKAGVPSTVTVALAIFLGSTTGVIADKALLKNGIEIDDTVKYKKYWDDVANGKYDIPYGMTSEEYAQYLKGLDKVDKAIKGSDDVIKGGSETGTVWDNITATQNNYPNTKIPRSFEIEVNGQKMWVHGNATEHMYEDVYKGISTGNGTAYTNPDLYSQELMNDFYGSLEQATSSGITYGEKITSGNWEFIFASPRQEGQLPVIKHAMFKGWH, translated from the coding sequence ATGGTAAGACAACTGGGAAGAGAAATAATTGACAAATACACCTGGCTGGAGAGAGCAAATATTACCATGGGTTATTCCACGAACCTCCTCTTTGATTTCGTTGATCTGGATGATCTGTGCAAGGATATCGAAGGCGAACTGGACGCCCAAGCCCTGGGAGCAGGCTTCTCTTCCCAAGGGCAGCGGATCGATGAATTCGTAGAACATAGAAGTGCGTTGTTAAGCTATACCAGTGATGTCTTATATGATATAGATGAATATCTGGAAAATCCACTTTATAAAGGGTTTAATCATGCCATGGATATGATGGCTGCCATTGATATGAGAGATGCAAAGACAGATAATACCATTGGGTTACAGGAACATACAAGTTTGTATGTGGGTGCTGGAATGTATGATGAGGTTGGGGGAGATATGCTCTCTCTTAATCTGGAAGATTTTATAGGCAGCCGTAATAAGAATAAAAGTCTCACCAATTATCAGAAAGTAGATGATTTTGCGGATTTATTTGCAAAAGACTATGAAAATCTGGTAAATAATGATAAAATAGACCCAAATAAAAAGACTTTGCAGGAGTATCTGGACAGCCTGGTATTAAAAGAATTTGCCCATAAAAAGGACTCTCCTTTCTGGAAAGAACTATTAGAATCGTTAAGCGAGATTACTGTCGTAATTCCTATTATTGAGGCAGCAACGGGTAAAACCCTTATAACGGGAGATTATCTAACGGGTGATGAACAAGCTTTTAAGGTAGTATCAGGGGTAGTAAGTCTGGCGACTTTAGGATATGGAGCGTATGGAGCGATAGTCACGAAAGGCGGGGGAGCGGCATTCGGCAAGATTTTTGCTGCAGATATACTGGCTGAAGCGGTGTCAGGGTCAACCGTAATCGTTTGTGATAAGGCAGGAGTACCTTCTACAGTGACGGTCGCTTTGGCGATTTTTTTAGGATCTACTACAGGAGTTATTGCGGATAAAGCATTGCTTAAAAACGGAATTGAGATTGATGATACTGTAAAATACAAAAAGTATTGGGATGATGTTGCTAATGGAAAGTATGATATACCTTATGGTATGACATCTGAGGAATATGCTCAGTATTTGAAAGGTTTGGATAAGGTTGATAAGGCCATTAAAGGGTCAGATGATGTAATTAAGGGTGGCAGTGAAACAGGAACAGTATGGGATAATATAACAGCAACGCAAAATAATTATCCAAACACTAAGATACCTAGATCGTTTGAGATTGAGGTAAATGGTCAAAAAATGTGGGTTCATGGTAATGCTACTGAGCATATGTATGAAGATGTGTATAAAGGAATAAGTACTGGCAATGGAACAGCATACACTAATCCTGATTTGTATTCGCAAGAACTTATGAACGATTTTTATGGTTCATTAGAACAAGCAACATCATCAGGAATTACATATGGAGAAAAAATAACTAGCGGTAATTGGGAGTTCATTTTTGCATCACCAAGGCAGGAAGGTCAACTTCCAGTAATAAAGCACGCAATGTTTAAAGGATGGCATTAG
- a CDS encoding WXG100 family type VII secretion target has product MAGTIRITPEELREAANFIKQKQDAMTADANALNAKINEIAANWEGAAQSAFISGFTYDLWPVLDKTMPQILTGIQTQLTETATTLEETDKAIADRLKL; this is encoded by the coding sequence ATGGCAGGAACCATTAGAATTACACCGGAAGAACTAAGAGAAGCCGCGAATTTTATCAAACAGAAACAGGATGCAATGACAGCAGATGCAAATGCATTGAATGCAAAAATCAATGAAATTGCAGCGAATTGGGAAGGTGCTGCTCAATCTGCATTTATCAGCGGCTTTACTTACGACTTATGGCCGGTTCTGGACAAGACGATGCCTCAGATTCTTACTGGAATTCAAACGCAGTTAACAGAAACTGCAACTACGTTGGAGGAGACAGATAAGGCAATCGCTGACAGGCTAAAATTATAA
- a CDS encoding NADH peroxidase, with product MKKFVCQVCGYVHEGDSAPEQCPVCKAPSAKFTEQSGDMTWAAEHVVGVAQGVSEDILKDLRANFTGECTEVGMYLAMARVAHREGYPEIGLYYEKAAFEEAEHAAKFAELLGEVITPSTKKNLELRVDAENGATAGKTDLAKRAKAANLDAIHDTVHEMARDEARHGKAFAGLLERYFGK from the coding sequence ATGAAGAAATTTGTCTGTCAGGTTTGTGGTTATGTTCATGAAGGAGATTCTGCACCGGAGCAATGTCCAGTATGTAAGGCACCTTCTGCTAAATTTACAGAGCAGAGCGGAGATATGACTTGGGCTGCTGAGCATGTTGTTGGCGTAGCACAGGGTGTAAGCGAAGATATCTTAAAAGATTTAAGAGCTAATTTCACAGGTGAATGTACCGAAGTAGGTATGTACTTAGCAATGGCCAGAGTAGCACATAGAGAAGGATATCCTGAAATCGGCTTATATTATGAAAAGGCAGCTTTTGAAGAAGCTGAACATGCTGCAAAATTTGCTGAGCTTTTAGGCGAAGTTATTACTCCCAGCACAAAGAAAAATCTTGAGCTCAGAGTAGATGCTGAGAACGGCGCTACTGCTGGAAAGACTGACCTTGCAAAACGTGCAAAGGCTGCTAACCTTGATGCTATTCATGACACTGTTCATGAAATGGCAAGAGATGAAGCAAGACATGGTAAAGCATTCGCCGGTTTACTTGAGAGATATTTCGGAAAGTAA
- a CDS encoding glycoside hydrolase family 130 protein: MHPNYYVQLEKYNKLVNKSNEVSPIFNGIYDRYVNPVLTNEHIPLFWKYDLNEETNPYFMERLGVNAVFNSGAIELNGKYYLVARIEGNDRKSFFGVAESDSPTEGFKFWDYPILLPDTCKEETNVYDMRLTKHEDGYIYGVFCSESKDTTSSDLSAAKAEAGIVRTKDLKTWERLPNLKTLRSPQQRNVVLHPEFINGKYAFYTRPMDDFINTGSGGGIGFGYCDDITNAVIDEEIITSERKYHTITEAKNGAGAVPIKTEKGWLHIAHGVRNTAAGLRYVIYVFATDLKDPAKVIAEPSGFFIAPLGEERVGDVSNVAFTNGAIARDNGEVYIYYASSDTRLHVAATTIDKLLDYTFHTPVDPLRSVDCVKQRCDFIAKNLEYLK, encoded by the coding sequence ATGCATCCCAATTATTATGTACAGTTAGAGAAATACAATAAATTAGTTAATAAGAGCAATGAAGTAAGCCCGATTTTTAACGGTATCTATGACAGATATGTTAATCCCGTGCTTACCAATGAGCATATTCCCCTGTTCTGGAAATATGATTTAAACGAGGAGACGAACCCATATTTTATGGAACGTCTTGGTGTAAATGCGGTATTTAATTCCGGAGCAATTGAATTAAACGGAAAATATTATCTGGTTGCCAGAATTGAAGGAAATGACAGAAAATCCTTCTTTGGTGTAGCAGAAAGTGACAGCCCTACTGAAGGCTTTAAATTCTGGGATTATCCGATCCTTCTTCCTGATACCTGCAAGGAAGAGACCAATGTCTATGATATGAGACTTACCAAACATGAAGACGGTTATATCTACGGTGTATTCTGCTCCGAAAGCAAGGATACTACAAGCTCTGATCTTTCCGCTGCCAAAGCAGAAGCCGGAATTGTAAGAACCAAGGATTTAAAGACCTGGGAGAGGCTGCCTAACTTAAAGACCTTAAGATCACCTCAGCAGAGAAATGTGGTACTTCATCCCGAATTCATTAATGGAAAATATGCTTTCTATACCAGACCTATGGATGACTTTATTAATACAGGTTCCGGCGGCGGTATTGGTTTTGGTTATTGCGATGATATCACAAATGCAGTAATCGATGAAGAAATCATTACAAGTGAGAGAAAATACCACACCATAACAGAAGCGAAAAACGGTGCAGGTGCTGTTCCAATTAAGACTGAAAAAGGCTGGCTTCATATTGCCCATGGTGTACGTAATACAGCAGCAGGACTTCGTTATGTTATCTACGTATTTGCAACAGATCTAAAAGATCCTGCAAAAGTGATTGCAGAGCCCTCCGGTTTCTTCATTGCTCCTTTAGGGGAAGAAAGAGTCGGGGATGTCTCCAATGTAGCTTTTACAAACGGTGCCATAGCAAGAGATAACGGAGAAGTATATATCTATTACGCTTCTTCTGATACAAGGCTTCATGTAGCGGCGACAACGATTGATAAGCTATTGGATTATACCTTTCATACACCTGTGGATCCTCTTCGTTCCGTGGACTGTGTAAAGCAGAGATGTGATTTTATTGCTAAGAATCTGGAATATTTAAAATAA
- a CDS encoding AGE family epimerase/isomerase, giving the protein MFINEVKENLTQQIIPFWKSFKDEKFGGYYGFYDFDLNLHKEAIKGVILNSRILWFFTNAYTTIGDKECLEHAKHAYEFLKDHCLDKEYGGVYWSLTYDGKPEDSMKHTYNQAFAIYALSSYYGATGDKEALDIAYGIYKLIETKCKDSVGYLEAFDRTFQPVDNEKLSENGLLASKTMNTLLHVFEAYTELYRVDKNPQVGEDLKWMMDQFADVLYNKERRILEVFFDENMKSISDLNSYGHDIEASWLIDRGCEVLGDVAYTKKMFAVTEALRQHILEVGYDGFSLNNEDFKGEIDTTKIWWVQAEALLGFLNGYQLTPEREDYLSAGKTIWNFIKEYIIDKREGSEWFYDLDKDGHPVSRKEIVGPWKCPYHNGRMCFEVIKRGIDW; this is encoded by the coding sequence GTGTTTATTAATGAAGTTAAAGAGAATCTAACACAGCAGATAATTCCCTTCTGGAAGAGTTTTAAGGATGAAAAATTCGGAGGATACTACGGATTTTACGATTTCGACTTGAATTTGCACAAAGAAGCAATAAAGGGTGTAATATTAAACAGCAGAATATTATGGTTTTTCACTAATGCATATACCACAATAGGTGATAAAGAGTGCTTAGAGCATGCAAAACATGCATATGAGTTTCTGAAAGATCATTGCCTTGACAAGGAATATGGCGGCGTATACTGGTCACTTACCTATGACGGCAAGCCAGAGGATTCCATGAAACATACCTATAATCAGGCTTTTGCTATTTATGCCCTGTCTTCTTATTATGGAGCTACCGGTGACAAAGAGGCTCTTGACATTGCTTATGGTATATACAAACTTATTGAAACCAAATGCAAGGATTCTGTTGGATACCTGGAAGCCTTCGACAGAACCTTCCAGCCGGTAGATAATGAGAAATTATCTGAGAACGGATTATTAGCCAGCAAGACTATGAATACCCTGCTCCATGTATTTGAAGCTTATACAGAACTCTACCGTGTGGATAAAAATCCTCAGGTAGGCGAGGATTTAAAATGGATGATGGATCAGTTCGCAGATGTTCTTTACAATAAAGAGCGCAGAATCCTGGAGGTTTTCTTTGATGAGAATATGAAGTCTATATCAGATCTTAATTCTTATGGTCATGACATCGAAGCTTCCTGGCTGATAGACAGAGGCTGTGAAGTTCTTGGAGACGTAGCTTATACAAAGAAAATGTTTGCTGTAACCGAGGCCTTAAGACAGCACATTTTAGAGGTGGGATATGATGGTTTCTCTTTGAATAACGAAGATTTCAAAGGCGAAATAGATACGACCAAGATCTGGTGGGTACAGGCAGAGGCACTCCTTGGTTTCCTTAACGGCTATCAGCTTACTCCTGAGAGAGAGGATTACTTAAGTGCAGGAAAGACTATCTGGAATTTTATAAAAGAGTACATTATTGATAAAAGAGAAGGCTCTGAATGGTTCTACGACCTTGATAAAGATGGACATCCTGTTAGCAGGAAAGAAATCGTGGGACCTTGGAAATGCCCTTATCATAACGGAAGAATGTGCTTTGAAGTTATTAAGAGAGGGATTGACTGGTAA
- a CDS encoding DEAD/DEAH box helicase translates to MNTVRFEELGLSEPILKAIVDMGFEEASPIQANAIPVILEGKDIVGQAQTGTGKTAAFGIPLLEAIDMKNKHLQAVVLSPTRELAIQIAEEVRNLGKYMHGIKVLPIYGGQEISKQIRSLKAGTQIVIGTPGRVMDHMRRKTVKFDEVKLIVLDEADEMLNMGFREDIETILKDVPEERQTVLFSATMPKPIMDIARTYQKDAQIIKVVKKELTVPKIEQYYYDVKPKNKDEVLCRLLDMYDPKLSLVFCNTKRQVDELVSVLQGRGYFAEGLHGDLKQQQRDRVMHSFRNGKTEILVATDVAARGIDVDDVEAVFNFDVPQDDEYYVHRIGRTGRAGRTGRAFTLVVGKEVYKLKDIQRYCKTKILAQPIPSINDVTAVKAEKILDRIQNILADEDLTKMVEIIEERVNAADCTALDIAAAFLKMSMGDENEQIEEKAAFEDYGDTGAEAGMVRLFINIGKKQNTRPGDILGAIAGETGMPGKLIGSIDMYDKYTFVEVPREYASDVIQVMKDAKIKGKSINIEPANRK, encoded by the coding sequence ATGAACACAGTTAGATTTGAAGAGTTAGGGCTCAGCGAGCCGATATTAAAAGCTATCGTAGATATGGGCTTTGAAGAAGCCTCTCCCATTCAGGCCAATGCAATACCGGTTATACTGGAGGGAAAAGACATTGTAGGACAGGCACAGACAGGTACTGGTAAAACAGCAGCCTTTGGTATACCTCTGTTAGAGGCAATAGATATGAAGAACAAACATTTACAGGCAGTTGTATTAAGCCCCACAAGAGAGCTTGCCATTCAGATAGCAGAAGAAGTAAGAAATCTCGGTAAATACATGCATGGAATCAAGGTGCTTCCTATATACGGAGGACAGGAAATTTCCAAGCAGATCCGCTCCTTAAAGGCAGGAACACAAATTGTAATTGGTACTCCTGGCCGTGTAATGGATCACATGAGAAGAAAGACCGTTAAGTTCGATGAAGTAAAATTAATCGTATTAGATGAAGCGGATGAAATGCTTAACATGGGATTTCGTGAGGATATCGAGACCATCTTAAAGGATGTTCCCGAAGAGAGACAGACAGTACTCTTCTCCGCCACTATGCCAAAGCCTATCATGGACATTGCAAGAACGTATCAGAAGGATGCCCAGATTATCAAGGTGGTTAAGAAGGAGCTTACTGTTCCTAAGATTGAGCAGTATTATTATGATGTAAAACCTAAGAACAAGGACGAAGTATTATGCAGACTTCTTGATATGTATGATCCTAAGTTATCCCTGGTTTTCTGTAACACAAAGAGACAGGTGGATGAACTGGTATCCGTTCTTCAGGGAAGAGGATATTTTGCAGAAGGACTTCACGGAGATTTAAAGCAGCAGCAGCGTGACAGGGTTATGCACAGCTTCCGTAACGGCAAAACCGAAATTCTCGTAGCGACGGACGTAGCAGCCAGAGGTATCGACGTTGATGATGTAGAAGCGGTATTTAACTTTGATGTGCCTCAGGACGATGAATATTATGTTCACCGTATTGGAAGAACCGGAAGAGCCGGAAGAACCGGAAGAGCCTTTACCTTAGTAGTAGGGAAAGAAGTATACAAATTAAAAGATATCCAGAGATATTGTAAGACTAAGATTTTAGCACAGCCCATACCGTCCATTAATGACGTAACAGCAGTAAAAGCAGAAAAGATCCTGGATCGTATTCAGAACATTCTGGCTGATGAGGACTTGACAAAAATGGTGGAAATCATTGAAGAAAGAGTTAATGCAGCAGATTGTACAGCTCTTGATATTGCAGCAGCTTTCCTTAAAATGTCCATGGGTGACGAGAACGAGCAGATTGAAGAAAAAGCTGCGTTTGAAGATTATGGCGATACCGGAGCAGAAGCCGGAATGGTAAGACTCTTTATCAACATCGGAAAGAAGCAGAACACAAGACCTGGAGATATCCTGGGTGCGATAGCCGGAGAAACCGGAATGCCTGGTAAATTAATCGGCTCCATCGATATGTATGATAAATACACTTTCGTGGAAGTACCAAGAGAATATGCTTCTGATGTAATCCAGGTAATGAAAGATGCGAAGATTAAAGGCAAGAGCATTAATATTGAACCTGCCAACAGAAAGTAA
- a CDS encoding DHH family phosphoesterase, with product MTKLDNLISFIKNKHVYIQTHNYPDQDALASAFGLAALLKNRGINATICYSGQIDKFNTLKMVELIPIPVRRGEELIITAMDEILLVDSQEGNINVKKFPGKIIACIDHHPLQDTDSYRFFDIRSSMGSCASIIGEYFMENDIEPEEPVATALTYGIKMDTGNLTRRVSEQDVEVFSFLFRRADEEKLRELDKSSLTKDDLNAYKEAITNLKIYGRLGIVKIGNDYSEAILASISDFLLSLSELDVTLVYAYRVGGLKFSIRSATPLIDAGKAIKWALKGHGDGGGHAVMAAGFIPGLEKETAISNMSSLVEQRLIQYVAKKIID from the coding sequence GTGACAAAGTTAGATAACCTGATATCGTTCATAAAAAATAAACATGTCTATATACAAACACATAATTACCCGGATCAGGATGCTTTGGCTTCTGCCTTTGGCCTGGCCGCACTTTTAAAGAACAGAGGAATTAACGCAACCATCTGTTACAGCGGACAGATTGATAAGTTTAATACCCTTAAGATGGTAGAGCTGATTCCTATTCCGGTCAGGAGAGGGGAAGAACTTATCATAACTGCAATGGATGAGATTCTTTTGGTGGATTCTCAGGAAGGAAATATCAATGTAAAGAAGTTCCCTGGGAAAATTATAGCCTGTATAGACCACCACCCTCTGCAGGATACAGACAGCTATCGATTCTTTGATATTCGAAGTTCCATGGGTTCCTGTGCTTCCATTATCGGTGAATATTTTATGGAAAATGACATAGAGCCGGAAGAGCCGGTAGCAACGGCCCTGACCTATGGAATTAAGATGGATACTGGAAATCTAACCAGAAGAGTATCGGAGCAGGATGTAGAAGTATTCAGCTTTCTCTTTCGACGAGCAGATGAAGAGAAGTTACGGGAGTTAGACAAAAGCTCTCTTACAAAAGATGACCTCAATGCCTACAAAGAAGCCATAACCAATTTAAAGATTTATGGCAGGTTAGGAATCGTAAAGATTGGAAATGATTACTCCGAAGCTATCCTGGCCAGTATATCAGACTTCCTCCTTAGTCTCTCGGAACTGGATGTGACTTTAGTGTATGCTTACCGGGTGGGTGGGTTAAAATTTTCAATCCGCAGCGCAACACCTCTGATCGATGCCGGAAAAGCAATTAAGTGGGCACTGAAAGGGCATGGTGACGGAGGCGGTCATGCCGTTATGGCTGCTGGATTCATTCCAGGACTAGAGAAGGAAACGGCTATTTCTAATATGTCTTCCCTGGTGGAACAGCGCCTGATCCAATATGTTGCAAAAAAAATAATTGACTAA